From Patescibacteria group bacterium, a single genomic window includes:
- a CDS encoding response regulator: MQISGDESSKKKIVLVEDDSFLAGMYVSKLNLENFEVKLAENGEDGLKTATDEMPDLILLDILLPRMDGFEVLKKLKKNPATADIPVILLTNLGQKKDVDRGMALGAVDYLIKAHFMPNEVIAKIKKILKV; encoded by the coding sequence ATGCAAATATCCGGCGATGAATCTAGTAAAAAGAAAATTGTTTTAGTGGAGGACGATTCTTTTTTGGCGGGAATGTATGTTTCTAAACTAAATTTGGAAAATTTTGAAGTGAAACTGGCGGAAAACGGTGAGGACGGATTAAAAACAGCTACCGATGAAATGCCGGATTTGATACTTCTGGATATACTTTTACCGAGAATGGATGGTTTTGAAGTGCTGAAGAAGTTGAAAAAGAACCCGGCGACGGCCGATATCCCGGTTATCCTTCTGACGAATTTAGGACAAAAAAAGGATGTTGACCGAGGAATGGCCTTGGGTGCGGTTGATTATCTGATCAAAGCGCATTTTATGCCTAATGAAGTCATTGCCAAAATAAAGAAAATTCTTAAAGTCTAA
- a CDS encoding O-antigen ligase family protein encodes MNIRKILMCLLAVLIIALPLFINTTTNTEFTFNKTRIFQLGILAILSVIFFTNSFSFKALFQKYKRIIILLCSYCFVLTLATIFSESPYLSFFGSGRLQGLMQYLFYLSFAFVTLTLITKKHYVVNLIYWIVAGSVLVSIFGFLEHVGLNLFMYTVFDKGVASTLGHPSFLGAYLVMIIPLTIALIFFTTSKIKRWAVIILALLQIVVLYFTYTRGAWIAFIGATIFAVILVLIKQKKRKLLYSLIVLLVVSGGLFIGTGLFKTVVDYQTGSGALRVLWAEQATQAIKEKPLTGYGLEMQEDVLIRYYNPLQGVYSSYNVFADRVHNEFMDQALTAGLIGLLVYLAVLIYTFYQAIRYFLLKRNNKESIIILALITGMFAYLVQGMFSFSVTVLSVYFWLYISLIFITIYFGNKNIDSEENGIVKGNRRWNSLFGIVFVVLIGVIIVRPIIADSKLKQMMSIDITDRFAYYETQDLHAGIVPFVENSSGEILYRFRYVDLLIKLASNQNDLEKKENIFSHAEAELNIIKQKNPVSTNYDYKMGELMREWGMIDANKFEIMDQSFRQATIKSPNYASAYFFWGMGLETAGNVPEAKLKYLKAIELFADPNTFGITFDVKRYLTLSIADVYYRLSEVENSLGNTDFADKYYKKNQELIAPYL; translated from the coding sequence ATGAATATCAGAAAAATTCTAATGTGTTTGTTGGCAGTTTTGATTATAGCATTACCACTTTTTATCAATACTACAACAAATACGGAATTCACTTTTAATAAAACAAGGATTTTTCAGCTCGGGATACTAGCAATACTATCCGTCATTTTTTTTACTAATAGTTTCAGTTTTAAAGCATTATTCCAAAAATACAAACGGATAATCATATTATTATGTTCATATTGCTTTGTATTAACACTAGCTACGATATTTTCAGAATCACCATATCTTAGTTTCTTCGGATCAGGGAGGTTACAGGGGTTAATGCAATATCTATTTTACCTGTCATTTGCTTTTGTTACATTAACTCTCATTACTAAAAAACATTATGTAGTAAATCTGATTTATTGGATTGTCGCCGGATCAGTTTTAGTCAGTATTTTTGGGTTTTTGGAACATGTTGGTTTAAATTTATTTATGTATACGGTCTTTGACAAAGGCGTTGCTTCAACGCTTGGTCACCCGAGCTTTTTAGGTGCGTATTTGGTAATGATAATCCCATTAACAATCGCTTTAATATTTTTTACTACATCCAAGATTAAAAGATGGGCAGTAATAATATTGGCACTGCTACAAATAGTGGTCCTGTATTTTACCTATACCAGAGGTGCGTGGATTGCTTTTATTGGAGCGACTATTTTTGCAGTGATTTTGGTTTTGATAAAACAAAAAAAGAGGAAATTGCTATATTCATTGATAGTTTTACTGGTTGTTAGCGGTGGTCTATTTATCGGCACCGGTTTATTTAAAACAGTTGTTGATTATCAGACAGGTTCGGGGGCATTAAGAGTGCTATGGGCAGAGCAGGCTACGCAAGCAATAAAAGAAAAGCCTTTAACGGGATATGGTTTGGAAATGCAGGAAGATGTTTTAATTCGCTATTATAACCCCTTGCAGGGAGTTTATAGTTCTTATAATGTTTTTGCTGATCGTGTACACAACGAATTTATGGATCAGGCGTTAACTGCCGGTTTGATTGGTTTGTTGGTATATCTTGCAGTTCTTATTTACACATTTTATCAGGCAATTAGGTATTTTCTTCTGAAACGAAATAACAAAGAATCAATCATCATATTAGCATTAATAACAGGAATGTTTGCATATTTAGTCCAGGGTATGTTCAGTTTTTCTGTCACGGTGCTCAGTGTATATTTCTGGTTATACATATCGCTTATTTTTATCACAATTTACTTTGGTAATAAAAATATTGATTCGGAAGAGAACGGGATTGTTAAAGGCAACAGAAGATGGAACAGTTTATTTGGAATTGTATTTGTCGTTTTGATCGGAGTAATTATTGTACGGCCAATTATTGCTGACAGTAAATTGAAGCAAATGATGAGCATAGATATAACTGACCGGTTTGCCTATTATGAAACACAAGACTTGCATGCAGGTATAGTTCCTTTTGTTGAAAATAGTTCAGGAGAAATATTATATCGTTTTCGGTATGTTGATTTACTGATTAAACTGGCATCAAACCAAAATGATTTAGAAAAAAAAGAAAACATTTTTTCCCACGCCGAAGCGGAGTTAAATATAATCAAACAAAAAAATCCGGTCAGCACTAATTATGATTATAAAATGGGTGAGTTGATGCGGGAGTGGGGGATGATCGATGCCAACAAGTTCGAGATTATGGATCAATCCTTTCGGCAAGCAACCATAAAAAGTCCCAATTATGCATCGGCTTATTTTTTCTGGGGTATGGGCTTGGAGACGGCGGGCAACGTGCCTGAAGCAAAATTAAAATATTTAAAAGCGATAGAATTGTTTGCCGATCCGAACACTTTTGGTATTACATTTGATGTAAAAAGGTATTTAACACTATCGATTGCAGATGTTTATTATAGGTTATCGGAAGTTGAGAATTCTCTTGGGAACACGGATTTTGCGGATAAATATTATAAAAAAAATCAGGAGCTGATTGCTCCATATTTATAG
- the pilO gene encoding type 4a pilus biogenesis protein PilO, with protein MSYSFKNTVLVFINKYFKYIQVAVIVILLISSVYLILLPKYRQISGEGYLDYENKQLTLDAKKKQLVELNELKNDLSQISTAETERLGKILPSSSQIPDIFLQMESLALESGLTVNSVSIKDSGAAQNAASSNQTAPNGKSAVTNKLGAIKTITVSLSVKGDTTYESLKILLDNIENNMRIVDLDSLSFVPPLDEEEGSFSLNLNTYYLE; from the coding sequence ATGAGTTATTCATTTAAAAACACAGTATTAGTTTTTATCAACAAATATTTTAAATATATTCAAGTTGCTGTTATTGTTATTCTTCTGATATCAAGCGTTTATCTCATATTGTTGCCGAAATACAGACAAATCAGCGGTGAGGGTTATCTTGATTATGAAAATAAACAGCTGACGCTAGATGCTAAAAAGAAGCAGTTAGTAGAATTGAATGAATTAAAAAATGATCTTTCGCAAATTTCTACAGCGGAAACAGAACGTTTAGGAAAAATATTGCCGTCATCAAGTCAAATCCCGGATATTTTCCTGCAAATGGAAAGTTTGGCGCTGGAAAGCGGTTTAACAGTAAATAGCGTGAGTATCAAAGATAGCGGTGCTGCGCAGAATGCCGCAAGTTCAAACCAAACAGCACCAAACGGTAAAAGTGCTGTTACAAACAAACTGGGAGCCATCAAAACAATAACAGTATCATTATCAGTTAAAGGTGATACGACATATGAGTCGTTGAAAATTCTTCTGGATAATATTGAAAATAACATGCGGATTGTCGATCTTGATTCGCTTTCATTCGTACCGCCGCTGGATGAGGAGGAGGGGTCGTTTTCTCTCAATCTCAATACCTATTACTTGGAGTAA
- a CDS encoding PilT/PilU family type 4a pilus ATPase gives MQQPDPTLRTNEQIEINRILTSVAEYNASDLHLSVGNVPTVRIDGELTPLREEQVITPEFLEKLTLFLLDEKQRAELEKEREIIFSYNFQNRIRFKVNLFYQEGYLSASLRLINSDIKTLAELGLPRAVEQVTKLNKGLVIVCGPFGSGRTSTLAAILNEINNTRDEHILTIEKPIEYVFMDNRCIVEQREVGRDTHSFEKALQSAFQEDVDVIVVSDLKHKNVVKSVFDLAEGGRLVFAGMDTDSSIKTIEKLINSFDAPEQHQARVQLSEVLAGIIVQRLMPRVGGGRILVAEVLIPTPPVRSVIREGNLLQLNNVLQTSREDGMISLDRSLAELVRTGEILADSAMQYAVDKNNFQMFVQR, from the coding sequence TTGCAACAACCAGACCCCACCCTTAGAACAAACGAACAGATAGAAATAAACAGGATTTTAACATCAGTGGCAGAATATAATGCCTCTGATCTTCATCTGTCTGTCGGCAATGTTCCTACGGTCAGAATAGACGGGGAATTGACCCCGTTGCGTGAGGAACAGGTGATCACTCCGGAATTTTTAGAGAAACTGACACTTTTTTTATTGGATGAAAAGCAGAGGGCGGAGCTCGAAAAGGAAAGAGAGATAATTTTTTCATACAATTTTCAAAATCGGATCCGTTTTAAAGTTAATCTTTTTTATCAGGAGGGATATTTATCTGCATCGCTCCGGCTGATAAATTCGGATATCAAAACACTTGCAGAGCTCGGGTTGCCCCGCGCGGTTGAGCAAGTTACTAAACTGAACAAAGGACTGGTTATCGTTTGTGGACCTTTTGGATCAGGTCGTACATCTACACTTGCGGCGATTTTGAATGAAATAAACAACACTAGAGATGAGCATATTCTGACGATTGAGAAGCCGATTGAGTATGTTTTCATGGATAACCGGTGTATAGTGGAACAGAGGGAGGTCGGAAGGGATACCCATTCGTTTGAAAAGGCCCTGCAGTCCGCTTTTCAGGAAGATGTCGATGTAATTGTGGTAAGTGACCTGAAACACAAGAATGTCGTAAAAAGCGTATTTGATCTTGCGGAAGGAGGAAGGCTGGTATTTGCCGGTATGGATACGGACTCTTCAATCAAGACAATAGAAAAACTGATTAATAGTTTCGATGCGCCGGAACAGCATCAGGCAAGAGTACAACTTTCTGAAGTGCTGGCAGGAATTATTGTACAGAGATTGATGCCGAGGGTCGGTGGCGGGAGAATCTTGGTGGCGGAAGTGCTGATACCGACACCGCCGGTCAGATCTGTTATCAGAGAAGGCAATCTGCTACAGCTAAATAACGTGCTCCAGACTTCCAGAGAGGACGGTATGATTTCCCTAGACCGGTCGCTGGCGGAACTGGTTCGAACCGGTGAAATACTGGCGGATAGTGCCATGCAATACGCTGTTGATAAAAATAATTTCCAAATGTTTGTGCAAAGATAA
- a CDS encoding GspE/PulE family protein, whose product MPTNTTNQGTTLDPLVEALLEGRYISQTQYADVQKKSSISGLSEIDVISEENLVPDEEFAKVKSRIYGVPFMDLFGKMIRSEILNIISQELAQNYQMVAFDKKDNEVSIAMLQPNDFKALEATEFLARKNQYKIKYYVTSKGALNHVIKQYATLSEEVEQALQGTEAEARAAEEGIELEEKGLEEVIKKAPVSKMVSVILRHAVEGRASDVHIEPVGNETRVRYRIDGVLHTSLILPKHVHPSVVARIKVLSNLKIDETRIPQDGRFRMNIDGKDIDYRVSTLPLINYEKVVMRILDTTEGSKKLEDLGFDGRNAEVMRENIIKSHGMFLVTGPTGSGKSTTLYSILTVMNQEGVNIVTLEDPVEYYLAGINQSQINAEVGLTFARGLRAILRQDPDVIMVGEIRDNETAELAVHASLTGHIVLSTLHTNDAFGAVPRLIDMKIEPFLVASSTNVIIAQRLVRKICNYCPTEMNVPEAFENEIWSELEKIPKSAIPKDLIIARPLKFYKGQGCARCEHTGYKSRVAISEVLEINEQLEKIIMAGSNTDEIKAEFKKQGMISMKEDGIIKALQGKTTIQEVWNVTRE is encoded by the coding sequence ATGCCGACAAACACTACAAATCAGGGCACAACACTCGATCCTTTGGTGGAGGCTCTACTTGAGGGACGATACATCAGTCAGACACAATACGCGGATGTTCAAAAAAAGAGTTCAATATCCGGGCTATCTGAGATTGATGTTATATCTGAAGAGAATCTTGTTCCTGATGAAGAATTTGCTAAAGTGAAAAGCAGAATTTACGGTGTCCCGTTCATGGATCTGTTCGGTAAGATGATCCGTTCAGAGATTTTAAATATCATTTCACAGGAACTGGCGCAAAACTACCAGATGGTTGCTTTTGATAAAAAGGACAACGAAGTCAGTATTGCCATGCTTCAACCAAATGATTTCAAGGCGCTTGAGGCGACGGAATTTCTGGCAAGGAAAAATCAATACAAGATAAAATATTATGTCACTTCCAAAGGAGCTCTAAACCACGTTATCAAACAATACGCGACTTTATCTGAAGAAGTAGAACAAGCTCTGCAAGGGACGGAGGCGGAAGCTAGGGCTGCTGAAGAAGGAATAGAGCTGGAAGAAAAAGGGCTGGAAGAAGTTATTAAAAAGGCGCCGGTTTCTAAGATGGTTTCAGTAATTTTACGGCACGCCGTAGAGGGTAGGGCATCTGACGTGCATATTGAGCCGGTGGGTAATGAAACCCGTGTACGTTACCGTATTGACGGGGTGCTGCACACTTCGTTGATTCTACCTAAACACGTCCATCCTTCAGTAGTGGCCCGTATTAAAGTATTATCAAATTTAAAAATTGACGAAACACGCATTCCGCAGGACGGTCGTTTCCGCATGAATATTGACGGCAAGGATATTGACTATCGTGTATCAACACTGCCACTCATCAACTACGAAAAGGTAGTTATGCGTATTCTGGATACAACTGAAGGCAGTAAGAAGCTTGAAGATTTGGGTTTTGACGGCAGAAACGCGGAAGTAATGAGGGAAAACATTATTAAAAGCCACGGAATGTTTCTGGTAACCGGTCCGACCGGTTCCGGAAAATCGACAACCCTGTATTCAATTCTGACAGTTATGAATCAGGAGGGAGTGAATATTGTAACATTAGAAGACCCGGTAGAATACTATTTGGCCGGAATTAACCAGTCCCAGATTAATGCGGAAGTTGGACTGACCTTTGCCAGGGGACTGAGGGCAATTTTACGTCAGGATCCTGATGTTATCATGGTCGGAGAAATCCGTGACAATGAGACGGCGGAACTTGCTGTGCATGCCAGTTTGACCGGACATATTGTTTTGTCCACATTACATACGAATGACGCTTTCGGCGCTGTGCCGAGATTGATTGATATGAAGATTGAACCTTTTCTTGTAGCATCATCGACAAATGTTATTATTGCCCAGCGGCTTGTCCGGAAAATCTGCAATTATTGCCCGACTGAGATGAATGTTCCGGAAGCATTTGAAAATGAAATCTGGTCAGAATTGGAAAAAATTCCTAAGTCAGCTATTCCGAAAGATTTAATTATTGCACGACCGCTGAAATTTTATAAAGGACAAGGGTGCGCCCGGTGTGAGCATACGGGTTATAAGAGTCGTGTGGCGATATCCGAAGTTCTGGAAATAAATGAACAGTTGGAAAAAATAATTATGGCGGGAAGCAATACGGATGAAATAAAAGCTGAGTTTAAGAAACAGGGGATGATTTCAATGAAAGAGGATGGTATTATTAAAGCACTGCAGGGAAAAACAACGATCCAGGAAGTTTGGAATGTTACCAGGGAATAA
- a CDS encoding O-antigen ligase family protein: MQLVNKNSYTILFGISAIIAVTLLGWSSRAVWGLAIIEIIILSVFLLTISRTKSEKVKLPITLSAFIFFLVLSTVFSVYKYNSILDLVMYTLFIVAFWLVAKFIRNGNQIKIIITVLSSVALISAISGIVNFFQLRDISLGVASFFGWRNIFAGFILLTLPITLTQFLVEKGKSKNIFFGVATILLTVNLYFTFSQASWIAMAFVLLMLIWFLRKLPAKQLIIRLSVVILISVILVTALLQLHAPLSSESIQDANVIQSVAVGNRIDYWRTSLEMFTNYPWAGVGIGNFETIYTHYQQNVWSFSVSPHNSLLLFLTELGVFGLIAFLAFLFAVARKAKILLKNYRPDDKSIYYYAVGIFGGIVASFGHSLTDVDWEVPSLLLLWFIEAGLIYALANTSFGKDIEPSEDRKGNVKTQILFFISSLVFGYLIIVPTITDLWNKKVDIAQNEFGDNINSIAMLKKAIAINPINADLYKNLAESYQISLLDHRGIREENQYNIIKYAREAVRLDPLSAKRHEALGYALNFVSSGEDEEIMEAEIELQKAMVYDPNTIYQYQLLGFILQRQKKYNQAIEILDVALKLYNDETVIKMHADQNQLLGQIESIRKLRETIVTQQVVE, from the coding sequence ATGCAACTGGTAAATAAAAACTCATATACAATTTTGTTTGGCATTAGTGCAATAATCGCAGTTACTCTTTTAGGCTGGTCCAGCCGTGCTGTATGGGGTTTGGCGATTATTGAAATAATTATACTTTCAGTTTTTTTACTAACCATTTCCCGTACAAAAAGTGAAAAGGTTAAACTTCCAATAACCCTGAGTGCATTTATTTTTTTCCTTGTCCTCTCAACTGTTTTTTCCGTCTATAAGTACAATAGCATTTTGGATTTGGTAATGTACACGCTGTTCATTGTTGCATTTTGGCTGGTTGCAAAATTTATCAGGAATGGCAATCAGATTAAAATTATTATAACTGTGCTATCATCGGTAGCACTTATTTCTGCGATCAGCGGAATTGTAAATTTCTTTCAGCTTCGTGATATCAGCCTGGGCGTTGCTTCTTTTTTCGGGTGGCGTAATATTTTTGCCGGATTTATCTTGCTTACTCTGCCAATTACATTAACCCAATTCCTTGTTGAAAAAGGAAAAAGTAAAAATATTTTTTTTGGTGTAGCCACAATCTTATTAACTGTCAATTTGTATTTCACATTTTCCCAGGCCAGTTGGATTGCAATGGCGTTTGTTCTCCTCATGCTAATTTGGTTTTTAAGAAAATTGCCGGCCAAACAACTTATTATCAGACTTTCCGTCGTAATTTTAATTTCAGTAATTTTAGTGACAGCTCTATTACAGCTCCATGCTCCTTTAAGCAGTGAATCCATTCAGGATGCAAATGTAATCCAGTCTGTTGCAGTCGGTAATCGGATTGATTATTGGAGAACCAGCTTGGAGATGTTTACTAACTATCCATGGGCAGGCGTTGGAATCGGCAATTTTGAAACCATCTATACCCACTACCAGCAGAACGTTTGGTCCTTCTCAGTTTCCCCGCATAATAGTCTGCTACTTTTCCTGACCGAACTGGGAGTATTTGGACTAATTGCATTCCTTGCTTTCCTTTTTGCTGTTGCTCGAAAAGCAAAGATATTGCTCAAAAATTACAGACCTGATGATAAGTCAATATATTATTATGCCGTTGGGATATTTGGAGGAATTGTCGCATCTTTTGGGCACAGCTTAACTGATGTTGACTGGGAAGTTCCTTCATTATTGTTACTTTGGTTTATTGAGGCTGGATTGATCTATGCTTTAGCGAATACTTCTTTCGGAAAAGATATAGAGCCATCTGAAGACAGGAAAGGCAATGTAAAAACGCAGATATTATTTTTTATCTCCTCACTTGTTTTCGGTTATCTGATTATTGTGCCGACAATAACTGATTTATGGAACAAAAAAGTCGATATTGCACAAAATGAATTTGGCGATAATATTAATTCGATCGCAATGTTGAAAAAAGCAATTGCCATCAACCCAATTAATGCAGATTTATACAAAAATCTTGCTGAAAGTTACCAAATCAGTTTACTGGATCATAGAGGTATACGAGAAGAAAATCAATACAACATTATTAAATATGCTAGAGAAGCAGTCAGACTTGACCCGCTCTCCGCAAAAAGACATGAAGCATTGGGTTATGCATTAAATTTCGTGAGTTCCGGTGAAGATGAAGAAATTATGGAAGCGGAAATTGAATTACAAAAAGCTATGGTCTATGACCCCAATACAATATACCAATACCAACTGCTTGGATTTATACTTCAGCGTCAGAAAAAATATAATCAAGCTATTGAAATCTTGGATGTCGCACTAAAACTTTATAATGATGAAACTGTGATTAAAATGCATGCTGATCAGAATCAGCTACTAGGACAGATAGAGTCTATTAGAAAACTGCGTGAAACAATTGTCACACAGCAAGTAGTAGAATAG
- a CDS encoding type II secretion system F family protein, which translates to MAVYDYKAKDLEGNSVTGAVEASSEVVAVDMLKDKELIVLSLSERRKRTLFQSSLGFLNRVPRKEVVIFARQLAVMISATVPIVKALTILTKQTDNITFKIIVSEIADEVDGGARLSDTLGRYPQVFDDFFVYMIKSGETTGKLDETLNYLADQKEKDYDLTSKIKGAMIYPLFILGALLVVGVVMMIFVIPQLTAVLEEAGAELPWATKMLIATSDFLKTYWWTLIIISVGGIFAYRVIYRTAKGKSIIDKAKLNVPVFGNIYKKIYITRFARSFSNLITSGIPLSRALGIVADVIGNHTYKEITLETIKEVEDGNSVSTVFLKHKEVPIMLSQMMSVGEQTGRLDKILAKLADFYAKEVENLVANMVSLIEPLIIVLLGGAVAVLVVSILLPLYSLSSAI; encoded by the coding sequence ATGGCAGTATACGATTATAAAGCGAAGGATTTAGAAGGAAACTCCGTTACCGGAGCAGTCGAGGCTTCATCGGAAGTAGTGGCTGTAGATATGTTGAAAGATAAGGAATTAATCGTCCTTTCTTTAAGTGAACGCAGAAAACGGACGCTTTTCCAATCTAGCCTGGGTTTTCTGAACAGAGTCCCGAGAAAAGAAGTGGTAATTTTTGCCAGGCAGTTAGCCGTAATGATTTCTGCCACCGTTCCGATCGTGAAGGCTTTGACTATTCTGACAAAACAGACAGATAATATTACTTTTAAAATTATCGTATCGGAAATTGCGGATGAAGTGGACGGCGGTGCAAGGTTGTCGGATACGTTAGGAAGATACCCCCAGGTATTTGACGATTTTTTCGTTTACATGATCAAATCAGGCGAAACAACCGGTAAGCTGGATGAAACATTAAACTATCTTGCGGACCAGAAAGAAAAGGATTACGATCTCACATCAAAAATCAAAGGTGCGATGATTTACCCGTTATTTATTTTAGGCGCTTTGTTGGTGGTCGGTGTAGTAATGATGATTTTCGTTATTCCGCAGTTGACAGCGGTGCTGGAGGAGGCAGGAGCAGAATTACCTTGGGCGACTAAAATGCTGATTGCAACCAGTGATTTTCTCAAAACTTACTGGTGGACTTTGATTATTATTTCTGTCGGAGGAATATTTGCGTATCGTGTTATTTATCGGACAGCAAAAGGCAAGAGCATTATTGATAAAGCAAAACTGAATGTTCCTGTCTTCGGCAATATTTATAAGAAAATCTATATTACCAGATTTGCCCGCAGTTTTTCCAACCTGATCACAAGCGGTATCCCCTTATCCAGGGCGCTCGGAATTGTCGCTGATGTTATCGGTAATCACACCTATAAAGAGATTACATTAGAAACTATTAAAGAGGTAGAAGACGGAAATTCAGTATCCACGGTGTTTTTGAAACATAAGGAAGTGCCAATCATGCTTTCCCAGATGATGAGTGTCGGGGAGCAGACCGGACGGCTGGATAAAATTCTGGCAAAACTCGCCGACTTTTATGCCAAAGAAGTGGAAAACTTGGTAGCCAATATGGTCAGCCTGATTGAGCCTTTGATTATCGTATTATTGGGCGGAGCAGTCGCGGTACTGGTTGTATCAATATTATTGCCACTATATAGCTTATCATCGGCAATTTAG
- a CDS encoding type II secretion system protein translates to MRNKKGFTLIELLVVIAIIGLLATIAVVALNSARTSSRDAKRIADVRQVQTGLELYYNAKSVYPVSATVVPVDSLDTLSTASGITTYLSGVDNVYDPSVAKASAACTLGETDRCNYGYTGTTTGYSIYFSTEAASGALGAGAHTGSDSGLI, encoded by the coding sequence ATGAGAAACAAAAAAGGTTTTACATTGATTGAGTTGTTAGTTGTTATCGCAATTATTGGTCTTCTGGCCACAATCGCGGTAGTAGCATTGAACAGCGCAAGAACAAGTTCACGAGACGCCAAGAGAATTGCTGATGTAAGGCAAGTCCAAACAGGATTGGAACTTTATTATAACGCAAAGAGTGTATATCCTGTATCAGCAACTGTAGTACCAGTCGATTCATTAGATACACTTAGCACTGCATCAGGAATTACAACTTATCTTTCTGGTGTTGATAACGTCTATGATCCATCAGTTGCGAAAGCATCTGCGGCTTGTACCCTTGGTGAAACAGATCGATGCAATTATGGTTATACAGGTACAACAACCGGCTATAGCATCTACTTCAGTACTGAAGCTGCATCTGGAGCATTAGGGGCAGGTGCACACACAGGAAGTGATTCAGGTCTGATATAG